One Burkholderia gladioli genomic window, ATGCCGTTCCCAGCTCAATAGCCGGGCGATCCACCACTGATTGCTGTTTCACTTCTCATCCTTTTGGAAGCTGCGGCGAGATCCGCGAGAGTGTGTATTCCATGCAGGGCCTTTATCGACCGAGCCCTTTCGCTTTCAGCCAATCGGCTGCGACGGTGTCGAAGCTTTCCTGCTTCGCCAGCCGCGCGTTCATCACGACCAGATCGTCTGTCGTCAAGGCGCTGGAGACCTGGTTCAGAACCTGTTGAATCTTGTCGTTGAGTCGATCCTTCGCCACGAGTGGGACAATGTTCTGCGCAGGAAAGAGGTTCTTCCGGTCCTTGAGCGCAATGAGCTTGTCTTGCTTCATCGCTGGGTCCGTCGAGGTCATGTCCGCCGCCTGGACCTGACCGTTCTTCAATGCCGACAACGTAATCGGCCCTGCGACGTCGAGAGTCCGGAAAGACTTGAAGGTGACGCCATAGACCTCCTTGAGCCCCACTACGCCTTCGCGGCGCGTCTTCCACTCCGGCGGTCCGCCCAGCACCAATTGGTCGGCTACGGGGCCGAGATCGGAGATTGACGTGAGCGAGTACTTTTTCGCCGTCGCCTGCGTGACCGCGAGCACGTCAGTGTCCTCGGCCTTCGAGTATGCAAGCATCGCAATCTGCTTCGGCAGCGCGGCGGCCAGCGCCTTCGCGACGTCTTCAGGCGTATGGGCAGATGCGTTCCTGTCGAGATAACTGAGCGTGGCGCCCGTATATTCGGGTATTACACTAATCGAGCCGTCGAGCAGTGCAGGCATATAGACCTCCCGGCTGCCGATATTGAGCTTCACGTCTGCGTTGATGCCCTTCGCGCGCAGCGCCTGTGCGAAGATCGTCGCAAGCAGCTCACTTTCGGGGAAATCGGCGGAGCCGACCACGAGGGATCCACCGGCGGCGCTCTTCCCGTCCGACGAAAGTGGATTCCCGGTTGCCTGCACCGGAACCAGCATTGCGGTCGCCATCGCCGCGGAACACATTGCAATACACAGCTTCTTCAGCATGGTCATTCCTCGTTGAAGTTAACATTCCAAAGGCGCGGTGCCATTGCGCCGCCCCGCTTCATTCACTTGCTGGCCTGCCAAAGCACCTCGAGCGCCGCCGCGTAATTCCGGGTGAAACCAGCAATTGCGACAGCGCTCCCATCAACAAGTCCGCCGATAACGCGAGTGCGCCGACAAGAATCGCGCCCGCCGCCATTTGCAAATAATCGTTTTGTGCCCGGCCGTCGATGATCAGGCGACCGAGTCCGCCGAGCGACACATAAGCGGCAATCGTCGCCGTCGAAATGGTTTGCAGCGTCGCGCTGCGCAATCCGGAAACGATCATCGGCAATCCGCATGGCACTTCCACGCTCAAGAGGAGCCTGAGCGGACGATAGCCCATTCCCCTTGCGGCATCGACCACTGCTGGATCAACGGCGAGAATGCCCGCATAGGTTGCCGTCACGATGGGCGGCATCGCCAATACTGCGAGGACGATCAAGCTTGGCACCTCGAATGCGAGGTCTGACTCGAACACTGGCCCGAACACGATGACCAATAGCACGATCAGACCCAAGCTCGGCAACGCGCGCATCGCATTTGCAAGGCCCGCGATGACAAAGACGCCCCGCCGCGTGTGGCCAACATACAAGCCGAGCGGCAGGCCGACGAGACTGGCCGCAAACAGCGCTTCCCCCGTGTATGTGAGGTGTTGGAAAATGAGGGCCACGATGCCATCCGACCCACTCCAATGCGAACCGTCAAGAAGCCAGTGAATCATGATCGCGTGCCCTCGGGCCGCCAAGGGGTGAGCCAACGTCCAACAAAAACGACGAGCCCATCAAGCGCCACCGCGAGCAGAATGCACAACGCGATGCCGACGACAATAGGGGTGATGAAATGCAATTGCAGTCCTTGCGTGAACAACGCACCAAGTTGTGGCATGCCGACCAGCGCGGCGACCGACACGATGCTGACGTTCGACACGGCCGCTACGCGCATTCCGGCTGTAATAACCGGCACTGCAACCGGCAGCTCCACCGTAATGAAGCGGAGAAACTGGCGATAACCCATGGCGTCCGCCGCTTGCAGCGTTTCCGGCGCGATTGCGCCCAAGCCATCGTCCACGGTCCGCACCAGCAGCGCGACCGTGTAGACACTCAACGCAACGACCACGTTGGCCGGATCGAGAATACGCGTTCCTAGCAAGGCAGGCAGGAGTACGAACATTGCAAGTGACGGAATTGTGTAGAGCAGCCCCGCCATCCCAAGCAGTGGCGATCTCAACGCACCGCTGCAATGGGCAATCCATCCCAGCGGAACCGAGCAGACCAAACCGATTACAAGGGGTACAAGCGACAGAACGAGATGCCACCCCAACAACACCGCGATGTTGCCGGATTCGCGAACCAGCCAGTCTAGGTTCATGCTGCCCTCCCCGCCCGTCCGGGGGACCGGCCGTCGATCAGGTTAAGCACGTCTTCGCTGCTCACCGTGCCCAGCAGCTTACCTTGTGCATCGACTACCGGCCCGCGTCGGCTCGGCGAGCTGAGCACGGCGTCGAGCAGCTGGCGCAGCGTGCCATGAAGCGGTGCGATCGTGCCGCTCAGATTGAGATCTTCCGTCCGCACCGGACTACGTAATTGCGCATGTTCGACCCAGCCCAGTGGCCTGTCGGCCTGATCGATAACCAGTAGCCAGCGACCACGCGCGATGTTGCGCGCAGACTCCGGCGCACCGCCCAGCGTTATGACGGGCTCCGGCGCGACGGGCAGATCCGCACCGAACTCCTCGAATGCCAGTGAGCGATAACCACGATCACGACCAATGAAATCCGCGACGAATGCATCCGCGGGTCGACGCAGCAATTGCTGCGGCGTCGCAATCTGCGCGAGCTGCCCCCCCGTTCGCAGCACCGCGACCTGGTCGCCGAGCTTGAGCGCTTCGTCGATGTCGTGCGTGACCATAATGATGGTTTTGCCCATTTCACGTTGCAGCCGCAAAAATTCGTCCTGCAATTGTGTGCGCACCACGGGATCGACCGCGCTAAAGGGTTCGTCCATCAGCATGAACTGCGGATTGGATGCAAGTGCGCGCGCCACACCCACGCGCTGCTGTTGTCCGCCCGAAAGCTGCCACGGGTAGCGGCCAGCGAACGAAGCAGACAGGCCGACGCGCTCGATCAACTCCTGCGCGATCAGCCGCGCCTCCTTGCGACTCTTTCCATTGAGCCGCGCCGTCGTAGCGATGTTGTCAAGCACGGTGCGATGCGGAAAGAGGCCAGCGTGCTGAATTACGTAGCCGATGCGCCGGCGCAACGTCGCCTCGCCCATGCCGACGGTCGATCTCCCGTCGAGCCGCACATCCCCCGAAGAGGGCTGAATGAGCCGGTTCACCATTCGCAGCGACGTCGTCTTTCCGCAGCCTGACGGGCCAACGAGCACCGTCAGCTTGCCCGACGGCGCGATGAACGAAAGCCCGTTGACTGCAGTGGTGCCGTCGGAATAACGCTTGGTAACGCTTTCGAAAGAAATCACGATTCCATCCTTTTAGACAGGTTAATGCCAGCCCCATATCTGGCCGACGTTCCGCCGTGCCGGCGACACATCGCGTTGTGTGCCGAGGTGCTCTTGCTCCAGGCGCAGCGCCGAGTGGCGATTACTTGTCTTTACATGTCTAGATAATGTTGTCATCAATCGCGGCAGGCCGCAAGTCAAAAAAAAATGTTAGCGGATCCACCCGCCCGACGTTACGACTCCCTAGTGAGCTGACGCAGCCAAGCTGACCAGATAACCTCTCGCAGCAAACGCTGCAGACAAGAGTCGGCCCCGCGCAGCTCCCTTTGCGGAGCAAATGAGCTTATCCGTCGACGGCGAGGCGGTTCGTCTATGAGAATCAGAGCGGAAGAAGACTGCAGCCTGCTGCAGCAGCATAGAAATTAGTAAGCTCCTATGCAGGAAGAGCCCACGGAACGCGCCCGACGCCGGTCGTAAAATCAGCCGCGTGGCCGTTATTCGGAGGAGAGGATCACACGCACAGTCAGGCAAACATGACAAATTAGGAAGCGCTCGTACTGCCACTGTCGCCCGAACTGGCGGCGGCGAAGTGGAAAGGTGCGTTGCCTGCACCGCACTAGCCGACGTGAGGCGCGAGCTTGCCTGCAAAGGCGTGACGCTCGATCTGCTCTGGAACGAGTACAAGGCCGAGCACCCCGACGGTTACGCGTACACCTGGTTTCGCGCACGACACAGCGAATGGGCGAGTTCGCCGGACTCCAGCAACGCGTCAAGCTGCCCGGCGAGTACGGCCTCCACGCCATGCAGCCCTGCAAGCTCAAGCAGGCCAACCATCGTCTTGCATGCGTCGCGTTGTGACAGGCGGGCGTCGAGGTTCCCAGGCTCTGCAGTACGCCTCACGCGGGAACAGTGCCTCACGAAACGCGAGCCCCTTGACTGCCTGGGGTTTGCGCTTCAGGGAGTCAATGAAGTGGCGGTAATCAAGCGCGGCCGGTTGTCGTGCGCACGTGAGCCCCGAGCGGTGCTATGGACCAGCACGCCGGACAGGTACCCCCAGCAGATCCCGTGTGTCAAACGCAATCTCATGTTGATACAGCGTCGTACGCCCATGTCGGCAATGACCTTGCCCGCAATAAAAGGAAATCCGAATATGCCAATGAAATAGGCAAGGCTGAACAGCAACAGGACCTGGGCCGTCAGGCCCGGTGGCGCTTCGTTGGCGGCCAGACCGTTGATGACCGAGTAATTCAGCCCGTAACCAACACCGAGCAAAGCCGCTGTCAATACGTAGCTGAAGCTGTTAGCGAGCGCCTCGATGACCTGTAGCACCTCGTTGACTTTCTCCGGGTCCAGCGCCGAGGTCGGCTCATCGAACAACGTGATCTGTGGACGCATCATCAAGGCCCGGGCTATCGCCACGCGCTGTTGCTGGCCACCGGACAACTGATGCGGGTACTTCCAGGCGTGATCAAGCATTCCCACTTTGTGCAGCAGCGCGTAGGCCTGCTGCTTGAGCTCTTCGACGCGGCCCAGGCGGTGATAACGCGGCGCCATCAGCAGGTTGTCGAGCACGGTCAGATGGGGGAAGAGGTTGAAGCTCTGGAACACCATGCCGATGTTCAGGCGGTGCTCGGCATGCTCCACGTACTGCAGCTTCTGCGCGCCATGCCTGCTCAGATGAATGAAGGGCTGGCCGTTGATTTTGATATCGCCATTGTCGATCTGCTCAAGCCCGTTGAGCAGGCGAATCAGCGTGGTCTTGCCCGAGCCGGACGGACCGATCACCGAAACCACTTCACCGGGCTGGATCTGCAGGCTGACCGCGCCAAGCACCTCGACGTTGTTGTAAGCCTTGTGCAGACGGCTGGCTTGCAACGCCGGAACCTGCCCCTCGCTGCTCGGTGCCGGCCGAAGCGCTCAGCGCCGCACGCGCAGCGCGGGGCGCCGTCCCACAAAGCTTTGCCTGCAAAGCGTCTGCTGGCGTATCGTTCTCACCCTGCTCAAGTGGAAATGGTCACCTCAGCAGATATCGGGCACACTGAAACGTATGTATCCGACCGACCCGACCCAGCAGGTCTCGCACGAAACCATCTACACGGCCGTCTACGCCCAGCCGCGCGGCCAACTGCGTCGTCAGCTCATCGCCTGCCTGCGCCAGGGTCACAGCACGCGCACGCCGCGTACACGCGGCACAGACCCGCGCGGACAGATTCCCGACATGGTCAGTATGCATGTACGGCCGCCCGAAATTGAGGACCGGCTGCTGCCTGGACACTGGGAAGGCGACTTCATCAAGGGCGCGGGCAACCAGTCCTCGGTCGGCGTCCTGGTTGAACGGACCAGCCGCCTGGTGCTGCTTGCAAAGATGGAAGACGCCACCGCAGCTTCGGCAGGGGCGGGCTTCTCCGCCAAGCTCAATTCGATTGTCGCGCCACTGCGCCAGAGCTTCACTTACGACCAGGCAAAGAAATGTCGCGCCATAAAGAGCTCACTGCCGTAACCGGCGTGAACGTGTACTTTTGCGACCCGCATAGTCCCTAGCAACGCGGCACTTGCGAAAACACCAACGGGCTGCTGCGCCAGTATCTGCCAAAAGGCACAGACCTTTCGGTCTACACTCAGGACGAACTCGACGCCATCGCCGACAGCCTGAATAGCCGGCCTCGTGCAACTCACAACTTCCATTCACCATTTGAGGTCTTCGCCGCGACCCTCGCATCAGCAAGTCAACCTCAAGGCTCTAAACATTAACCCCGCTGTTGCGCTTCACCCTTGAAACCGCCAACGAGGAATGAGCCTAGAGAGACCGGGAACGAGAGTAGAAGGCTGGCTCACGGGCAGTTGGCCGGCGTGTCGGGTCGATCATCATCAGGATGATGGTGGTCGACATGAACGAAGCACAAGTGAGAAGCTTGCGCATGCGGTCACGGTGCTGGAGGACTTCCTCTTGAAGTCGCCCGCGATCGCGCATCAGATGGCGAGATGCTTCGTCCTGCGCCGATGGCACCCGGATCACCTGCATCAGGTCGCGTTCGCCGCGCAACCAGGCACGCAGACTGATGACAAGTTTGATTGCATCGAGCCGGTCAGTCTTCTCGCGCCGTTTGTGGCGTTCAAATGGGATGCTCGCAGGATCGACGACGTGACATTCGATCCCGCGAGCCCAATAGCTGACGACGACTCGTGCATCCGTCGGCAGTGCCCATTTCTCCCTTTGCTGCCCGATCAACGTCAGCACCGCATGCAGACGGGATGCGGCTTGTGGCTCCGCTACCGTGTGTACGGCCGGGCTGTCGCGGCAACCGTCATGTAACGCCACCTTCCACTTCGCCGCAGCCAGTTCCAGCGATACCGCCAGCACGAGCGCTTCCGAATGCGTCATGGTGTTTGCCTGATCCTCTCCTTGAGTAACGGCCACACGGCTCATTTTACGATCAGCGTCGTGCGGGTTCCGTAGCCCCGTCCGGCATAGGATCTTTCGCTCTCTAATGGACGACAATCCTGACGCTAGCGATGTTCTGGACTAGTCCAAACGGCGTGGTCGTCTCCCCATCGCGCTGAGATGCGACTCGGACAACGGGGAAATAGACGCCGGGCTTGGAAAATACGTAAGTCGCTTCCAGGTTGATCTCCGTGCGCCCGTCGGGCAGTGGACTGTTGTCCGTAAAGCTGCCCTTACCTTCGAAGTCCCACTCCACCTTGACGATCTTTCCAGCCGTTGGCGGCACCTGGGCTTTCACGGCCAATATCACGGGGCGGCCGGCCATGGCTTCGACTCTCCTGCTGGGCAGGCTACCTGCTGACGTCATGGCAGTCAGTATCACGACCGGCTGAATCCCACCGCGTCCCGCTGCCGTCGCGGGCAACCGGACCTGATTGTCTGCATCGATGTGATATTCAGTGTTCGGCGGGGGCTGCACACCGTTGGCGACCCATTCGTCGAGGTCGAGAAGAGCCTGTTGAACTTCGCTGAGATAGCCCACGATGTGGTTCGCAGCGCGCGGGATACCCGCGAAACCCACACCGGCCTCGTATCCCGAAAGATCCGGCCCGTGATCGGCGTGATCCATAAACCACAGGCGGTAGCTATCGGCGAACGCCCCTCCTCGAGCGGCTTGTGCCCGATGGCGATACCAATCGGCTGACCATGGATAGGCCGATACGTCCATGGTTGACTCCACCATGATCATCTTTCCGTAAAAGTGCCCGTTGGGCACCGCCCCGGCGCTGCTGGCGGCGAGCAGAGGACCAACCAGAAGCGGACGCTGCGCATAGAGGGGAGCCCCATCCGCGCTTCGGTACTGGTCCCAGCCATATTCATCGGGTGCGCCGATCTGATGACGATGGTAGTACTGAAGTGCGATCAGCCAGGAGTTGTCAAGTCGCACTTTGGTTCCGGGCGTAATTCCTGGATTTGCGCTGAGTTTCACGGTATTGCCGGCCGCCCTCATGATCTGGACCGACTCGCCGGCTTTCGGACCACTGGTGATCGATAGATCCGCCATGGTCAGGGCGCCAGCAGGAAGAACATTGGCCAAAACTAGCGCGGTCGAACCCTCGACGCTGGTAACCACCGTATCGTATTGAATCCGTGCCGCCTGAACCGAGGGTTCGTGCCCCTCGTAGCCATCCTTGGTCCAGAAGTCCTCAACGTAAGTTGGGTCCATGGATCGCACTACGCCTTGCACAGCCAGGAATCCTCCTCCGTTAAGCGTGCTGTACTGCCACCACCCTCTAAGGGGATGTCCAAGCCGGGTTACCTCCTTCAGAACGCTTTGTTGTTTCGCGCTCAAACCCACATAAGGATCGCCACTGCCACCCGGCGCCATGGCGTCGGCGATCTGTGGCAACTTGTCCGCCAGCACCCGCAGCGCCAGGAGCTGTGCGGTCATGAAGCTCGGAATGGCGTTCGGCACGCCGAAAACCATGGGCACAGCGCCATCCCATACACCATCGGTGTTCTCCATCGACCCTACGGTCTGGTAGGCGCCCCCGCTCGCGCCGTAGAGATAGCCACGGGGTCGCGCCGAACTGCCGTAAAGCTGCTGAGCGACAACGCGGGAATATTTGGCGGCCGCCGCGTTGGCCCGGTAGGCCGCCAGCACGCCGCCAGCAGCGGGCCCCCCGGCGTTATTTGTGGACACAACATAGGCCCCGTTGGAAATGGCGAACACGACTGAGCAGACCGAGGTCCCTACCTCCGGACAGCCCAAGGCAGCGTCCTCTCGGACAATGGTCGGATAAGTGGTTTCAAAGAAGCGGCGCTGATACTTCTCCGCGGCCGGAAAGTAAAAGGAGAAACGGACGTTGGTTCCGCTGAAGCCGCCGTGGACATATAGGTAACTGACCGTGAGACCTGTGGTCAAATCCGTAACGGTTTGAGGCCGTTTGACATCGATGTAGGGTTTGTCCAACAGCGGGTCGACACAGTCGCCGGTTATAAACACCGGACCGTTGGGGGACCCAGCTACGCACTCAGGCGGAGAAGCCGACACTGCAGCCGGCGAGCCTGCTGCCGAAGCCACATTCGCTATCGCTATCAGCAACGCAGCCTGTACAACCAGCCGGAACCACACCCGCATATTCCCGTTTTGGATTTGGCCGTCCGAGTCGTCGATCATTTTGAATTTCCTAGAAAAACGCTCCCCCTAGCTCGGGAGGCATGCAATTACGGTGTACATCGGCGCCAACCAATTCTTACGCCTTCGCGCCAGTCGCCCGACTTGGAACGGTCTGAATAGTGGCTGCCTTCCCACTCGCACGGGCAGATAGCGTAACCGCGGCGCTTCAGGCGAAATCCACACTGGAAACGAGCCGCCAAGACATCCGGTCAACCGCTTCGGCCACGCGCGGGGGCAGGAATTCTTCAACTATTGCTTCACGCAATTTACCACGGCCGCCACCCCTGGCCGCACGGTACTCACAGTGAAGTGGCCGATTACTCCCCGTCGCAAGTCCCCGAAGCAGCGCCGATCTCCATGCCCCGCAGCGCTGCGCGGGACCCTCATCGATCAGGTTGCGCGCCACGCATTCCTGCGTTCCTGATTGCGCTCAGATTACTCAAGCAGAGTAGCCTGTGAAGCGGTTCGGGTGGACCCATAAGAGGATCTACCGCATCTAACGCGAGCTCGAACTGAATCTGCGCATCAAGCCGCGCAAGCGGCTT contains:
- a CDS encoding ATP-binding cassette domain-containing protein, with protein sequence MISFESVTKRYSDGTTAVNGLSFIAPSGKLTVLVGPSGCGKTTSLRMVNRLIQPSSGDVRLDGRSTVGMGEATLRRRIGYVIQHAGLFPHRTVLDNIATTARLNGKSRKEARLIAQELIERVGLSASFAGRYPWQLSGGQQQRVGVARALASNPQFMLMDEPFSAVDPVVRTQLQDEFLRLQREMGKTIIMVTHDIDEALKLGDQVAVLRTGGQLAQIATPQQLLRRPADAFVADFIGRDRGYRSLAFEEFGADLPVAPEPVITLGGAPESARNIARGRWLLVIDQADRPLGWVEHAQLRSPVRTEDLNLSGTIAPLHGTLRQLLDAVLSSPSRRGPVVDAQGKLLGTVSSEDVLNLIDGRSPGRAGRAA
- a CDS encoding ABC transporter substrate-binding protein translates to MLKKLCIAMCSAAMATAMLVPVQATGNPLSSDGKSAAGGSLVVGSADFPESELLATIFAQALRAKGINADVKLNIGSREVYMPALLDGSISVIPEYTGATLSYLDRNASAHTPEDVAKALAAALPKQIAMLAYSKAEDTDVLAVTQATAKKYSLTSISDLGPVADQLVLGGPPEWKTRREGVVGLKEVYGVTFKSFRTLDVAGPITLSALKNGQVQAADMTSTDPAMKQDKLIALKDRKNLFPAQNIVPLVAKDRLNDKIQQVLNQVSSALTTDDLVVMNARLAKQESFDTVAADWLKAKGLGR
- a CDS encoding ABC transporter permease produces the protein MIHWLLDGSHWSGSDGIVALIFQHLTYTGEALFAASLVGLPLGLYVGHTRRGVFVIAGLANAMRALPSLGLIVLLVIVFGPVFESDLAFEVPSLIVLAVLAMPPIVTATYAGILAVDPAVVDAARGMGYRPLRLLLSVEVPCGLPMIVSGLRSATLQTISTATIAAYVSLGGLGRLIIDGRAQNDYLQMAAGAILVGALALSADLLMGALSQLLVSPGITRRRSRCFGRPASE
- a CDS encoding ABC transporter permease, with amino-acid sequence MNLDWLVRESGNIAVLLGWHLVLSLVPLVIGLVCSVPLGWIAHCSGALRSPLLGMAGLLYTIPSLAMFVLLPALLGTRILDPANVVVALSVYTVALLVRTVDDGLGAIAPETLQAADAMGYRQFLRFITVELPVAVPVITAGMRVAAVSNVSIVSVAALVGMPQLGALFTQGLQLHFITPIVVGIALCILLAVALDGLVVFVGRWLTPWRPEGTRS